Proteins encoded by one window of Lutibacter sp. A64:
- the hutH gene encoding histidine ammonia-lyase → MFHYGIDSLTVGKVLQILNGELKATLTDEAFTKIEACHKIVLETAKKDKAVYGINTGFGPLCDTRISKDKTSELQRKILLSHSVGVGKPIEKDLAKLMLILKVHSLSQGFSGISSTVLKRILWHIENDAIPMVPEQGSVGASGDLCPLAHLFLPLIGEGQVYYKDELFETSIILKKFNLEPIALHPKAGLALINGTQFILAHAVMVVDKMYKCLSHADLIGSLMIEGLMGSQTPFYRKLHQTRPYKGNIHVAARMRTFLKDSEIGNSHTNCGKVQDPYSMRCIPQVHGSSRNAWLHLKEVVETELNSVTDNPIIISEDLIISGGSFHGQPLAMPLDYACLAAAELGSISDRRTYLSLEGKYDGTPRLLIKDSGLNSGFMILQYTTAALVSENKGLCFPASADSIPTSLGQEDHVSMGSISGRKALRVLNNLEKILAIEMLCAAQAFDFRKPLHSSKVLNKVHQLIRSKIEHTTEDRVFALDIEKAITLLKSNTLLEITSEENNCYSEYDAEFETY, encoded by the coding sequence ATGTTTCACTACGGAATAGACTCACTTACAGTTGGTAAAGTTTTACAAATTTTAAATGGAGAACTTAAAGCAACCCTTACAGATGAAGCCTTTACTAAAATTGAGGCTTGCCATAAAATTGTTTTAGAAACAGCTAAGAAAGACAAAGCTGTATACGGTATAAACACAGGTTTCGGACCTTTATGCGATACCCGAATTTCAAAAGATAAAACAAGTGAATTGCAACGTAAAATATTACTAAGTCATTCAGTTGGTGTAGGAAAACCTATAGAAAAAGACTTGGCCAAATTAATGTTAATTTTAAAAGTACATTCGTTATCTCAGGGCTTTTCAGGAATATCTTCAACCGTTTTAAAGCGTATCTTATGGCATATAGAAAATGATGCAATTCCAATGGTTCCCGAACAAGGTTCTGTTGGAGCATCTGGAGATTTATGTCCTTTAGCTCACTTATTCTTACCGCTAATTGGAGAAGGACAGGTATATTATAAAGATGAACTTTTTGAAACATCAATTATTTTAAAAAAATTTAATTTAGAACCGATAGCATTGCATCCAAAAGCAGGCTTGGCATTAATAAATGGTACGCAATTTATATTAGCGCACGCTGTAATGGTGGTTGATAAAATGTATAAATGTCTATCGCACGCCGATTTAATTGGAAGTTTAATGATTGAAGGTTTAATGGGGTCTCAAACACCTTTTTATAGAAAATTACACCAAACAAGACCTTATAAGGGAAACATTCATGTAGCTGCAAGAATGCGAACCTTTTTAAAAGATTCTGAAATAGGAAATTCACATACCAACTGCGGAAAAGTACAAGACCCATACTCTATGCGCTGCATTCCACAAGTTCACGGAAGTTCTAGGAATGCTTGGCTGCATTTAAAAGAAGTTGTTGAAACCGAATTGAATTCGGTTACAGACAACCCTATAATAATTTCAGAAGATTTAATTATTAGTGGCGGAAGTTTTCACGGCCAACCTTTAGCTATGCCACTTGATTATGCTTGTTTAGCTGCCGCAGAACTAGGTAGTATCTCAGACAGAAGAACCTATTTATCTTTGGAAGGTAAATACGATGGCACGCCTCGCCTACTAATAAAAGATTCTGGTTTAAACTCTGGCTTTATGATTTTACAATACACAACTGCTGCCTTAGTAAGCGAAAACAAAGGCTTGTGTTTTCCTGCTAGTGCCGATAGTATTCCAACATCATTAGGACAAGAAGATCACGTTAGTATGGGATCAATTTCTGGAAGAAAAGCGTTGAGAGTGCTCAATAATTTAGAAAAAATATTAGCTATTGAAATGCTATGTGCAGCACAAGCTTTTGATTTTAGAAAACCCTTACATTCTAGTAAGGTATTAAACAAAGTGCATCAACTTATTCGGTCTAAAATTGAACACACAACTGAAGATCGTGTATTTGCTTTGGATATTGAAAAGGCAATTACCCTACTAAAATCTAATACATTATTAGAAATCACTTCAGAAGAAAACAATTGCTACAGCGAATATGATGCTGAATTTGAAACTTATTAA
- the hutI gene encoding imidazolonepropionase produces the protein MRTLFKNIKELIQIRDHSVSFLSGVEMKELPSIKNAYLLVENGRISNFGKMNVCPNISVDEVVDATGKMILPSWCDSHTHIVYAGNREGEFVDRIHGLSYEEIANKGGGILNSSKKLQEISEEALYQQSKIRLEEVIKLGTGAIEIKSGYGLTAEAELKMLRVIKQLKEQYPIPIKATFLGAHAIPVIYKDKKQAYLQMLVDEILPTIAKEKLADYIDIFCETGYFSVKDTAFILEAGKQYGLIPKIHVNQFNAIGGIKTGVNYNALSVDHLEIMHNDDIEILKNTQTMPVALPSCSYFLSIPYTPARKMIDAGLPIALASDYNPGSTPSGNMNFVVSTACIKMKMTPEEAINAATINGAYAMGLEKEVGSITVGKQANLILTKPINSYGFIPYSFGNHQIEKTYLNGKSW, from the coding sequence ATGCGTACTTTATTTAAAAACATAAAAGAGTTAATACAAATTAGAGATCATTCAGTTTCATTTTTATCTGGAGTAGAAATGAAGGAATTACCAAGCATTAAAAACGCTTATTTATTAGTTGAAAATGGAAGAATTTCTAATTTTGGAAAAATGAATGTTTGTCCTAATATTTCTGTAGATGAAGTTGTTGATGCTACAGGAAAAATGATACTCCCTTCTTGGTGCGATTCACACACACATATTGTATATGCTGGAAATAGAGAAGGAGAATTTGTTGATAGAATACACGGATTATCTTATGAAGAAATTGCGAATAAAGGAGGTGGAATTTTAAATTCGTCAAAAAAATTACAAGAAATTTCAGAAGAAGCATTATACCAGCAAAGTAAAATCCGTTTAGAAGAAGTGATTAAATTAGGCACTGGCGCCATTGAAATTAAATCTGGTTACGGTTTAACAGCTGAAGCAGAATTAAAAATGTTGCGTGTAATAAAACAACTAAAAGAACAGTATCCAATCCCGATAAAAGCAACATTTTTAGGTGCACATGCTATTCCAGTAATTTATAAAGATAAAAAACAAGCATATTTACAAATGTTAGTTGATGAAATACTTCCAACAATTGCAAAAGAAAAACTAGCTGATTATATAGATATTTTCTGTGAAACTGGCTACTTTTCAGTTAAAGATACTGCATTTATACTTGAAGCGGGGAAACAATATGGACTTATTCCAAAAATACATGTAAATCAATTTAATGCTATTGGAGGTATTAAAACTGGTGTAAATTACAATGCATTATCTGTAGATCATTTAGAAATAATGCACAATGATGATATAGAAATTTTAAAAAACACCCAAACAATGCCTGTAGCTTTACCAAGCTGTTCTTATTTTTTAAGTATTCCCTACACGCCAGCACGAAAAATGATAGATGCAGGCTTACCAATAGCCTTGGCATCCGATTACAATCCTGGCTCAACACCTTCTGGAAATATGAATTTTGTAGTTTCTACTGCTTGTATTAAAATGAAAATGACACCAGAAGAAGCAATAAACGCCGCCACAATTAATGGGGCGTATGCTATGGGATTGGAAAAAGAAGTTGGTTCTATTACTGTAGGGAAACAAGCAAATTTAATACTTACAAAACCAATTAACTCATATGGATTTATACCGTATTCTTTTGGAAATCATCAAATTGAAAAAACATATTTAAATGGAAAGTCTTGGTAG
- a CDS encoding urocanate hydratase, with amino-acid sequence MITTNTNFQTEILQGIPSELPEKKPYPTNGNPAPKRKDILSLEEKQLAIKNALRYFPKKWHQELAEEFAEELKTFGRIYMHRFKPNYKMYARPITAYPAKSQQAAAIMLMIQNNLDPAVAQHPNELITYGGNGAVFQNWAQYLLTMQYLATMTDTQTLNMYSGHPMGLFPSSKDAPRVVVTNGMMVPNYSKQDDWEKFNALGVTQYGQMTAGSFMYIGPQGIVHGTTITVMNAFRKILKIGENPAGKIFLTSGLGGMSGAQPKAGNIAGCITVCAEVNANAATKRYEQGWVDILIDDLNELVIRVQEAQKKQEIISIAFIGNIVDVWERFDTENIYVHVGSDQTSLHNPWSGGYYPVGLTYKESNDLIRNNPEKFKKHVQKSLVRQTNAINKHTAKGTYFFDYGNAFLLEASRAGANIFAKNNIDFKYPSYVQDILGPMCFDYGFGPFRWVCTSGKSEDLDKTDAIAMRILSKIMKNSPKEIQLQMQDNITWIKNAKTNKLVVGSQARILYADAEGRAKIAEAFNNAIANGEIGAVVLGRDHHDVSGTDSPYRETSNIYDGSKFTADMAIQNVIGDSFRGATWVSIHNGGGVGWGEVINGGFGMLLDGTKEAEKKLKNMLFYDVNNGIARRSWARNDEALFAIKREMERRSDLKITLPNSVEDNILKDLFK; translated from the coding sequence ATGATTACAACAAACACCAATTTTCAGACTGAAATTCTACAAGGAATTCCTTCGGAATTACCAGAGAAAAAGCCATATCCAACAAATGGAAATCCTGCTCCAAAACGTAAAGACATTCTTTCTTTAGAAGAAAAGCAATTAGCCATTAAAAATGCTTTGCGTTACTTTCCAAAAAAATGGCATCAAGAGTTAGCAGAAGAATTTGCCGAAGAATTAAAAACATTTGGCCGTATTTATATGCATCGTTTTAAACCAAATTATAAAATGTATGCGCGTCCAATTACCGCATATCCTGCAAAATCGCAACAAGCTGCTGCAATTATGTTAATGATTCAAAATAATTTAGATCCAGCGGTAGCACAACACCCTAATGAATTAATTACCTACGGCGGAAATGGTGCTGTTTTTCAAAATTGGGCACAATACCTTTTAACAATGCAGTATTTAGCTACAATGACTGATACACAAACATTAAACATGTATTCTGGTCATCCAATGGGTTTATTTCCTTCTTCAAAAGATGCGCCTAGAGTTGTAGTTACTAATGGAATGATGGTTCCAAATTATTCTAAACAAGACGATTGGGAAAAATTTAATGCACTTGGAGTTACGCAATATGGACAAATGACTGCGGGTTCGTTTATGTATATTGGTCCGCAAGGAATTGTACACGGAACTACAATCACGGTAATGAATGCCTTTAGAAAAATTTTAAAAATAGGTGAAAATCCCGCTGGAAAAATATTTTTAACCTCTGGTTTAGGAGGAATGAGCGGTGCACAACCAAAAGCAGGAAATATTGCAGGTTGTATAACTGTTTGTGCTGAAGTTAATGCAAATGCAGCTACAAAAAGGTACGAACAAGGTTGGGTAGATATACTTATTGATGACTTAAATGAACTAGTTATTCGAGTACAAGAAGCTCAAAAAAAACAAGAAATTATTTCAATTGCCTTTATTGGAAATATTGTTGATGTTTGGGAACGTTTTGATACTGAAAATATTTATGTTCATGTTGGATCCGACCAAACTTCATTACACAATCCTTGGTCCGGCGGTTATTATCCAGTTGGATTAACCTATAAAGAAAGCAATGATTTAATACGGAACAATCCAGAAAAGTTTAAAAAACACGTACAAAAATCGTTAGTGCGTCAAACAAATGCAATTAACAAACATACTGCAAAAGGCACCTACTTTTTCGATTATGGAAATGCATTTTTATTGGAAGCTTCTCGCGCTGGAGCGAACATATTTGCTAAAAATAATATCGATTTTAAATACCCTTCTTATGTGCAAGATATTTTAGGACCTATGTGTTTTGATTATGGCTTCGGACCTTTTAGATGGGTGTGCACTTCAGGAAAATCAGAAGATTTAGATAAAACAGACGCTATTGCTATGCGTATTTTATCTAAAATCATGAAAAATTCTCCAAAGGAAATTCAATTACAAATGCAAGATAATATTACCTGGATTAAAAATGCGAAAACCAATAAATTAGTAGTTGGTTCTCAAGCACGTATTTTATATGCCGATGCTGAAGGAAGAGCAAAAATTGCGGAAGCTTTTAATAATGCGATTGCAAATGGTGAAATTGGAGCTGTAGTTTTAGGAAGAGATCACCATGATGTTAGTGGCACAGATTCTCCGTACAGAGAAACCAGCAACATTTACGACGGAAGTAAATTTACGGCTGACATGGCGATTCAAAATGTAATTGGTGATAGTTTTAGAGGCGCAACTTGGGTTTCAATCCACAACGGTGGTGGCGTTGGCTGGGGTGAAGTTATTAATGGTGGTTTTGGAATGTTGTTAGACGGAACAAAAGAAGCAGAAAAAAAACTAAAAAACATGTTATTTTATGATGTAAATAACGGGATTGCTCGCAGAAGCTGGGCAAGAAATGATGAAGCCCTATTTGCTATAAAACGAGAAATGGAACGAAGATCCGATTTAAAAATTACGTTACCAAATAGTGTTGAGGATAACATTTTGAAGGATTTGTTTAAGTAA